A genomic segment from Zonotrichia albicollis isolate bZonAlb1 chromosome 19, bZonAlb1.hap1, whole genome shotgun sequence encodes:
- the CCDC57 gene encoding coiled-coil domain-containing protein 57 isoform X6, protein MSRCCLLFLKQKTDSLQSKGPEPKVLEENMVNFGQQLPDVGTGNGCQYSVKHTLQGMQNKLKEAARKISILSQEKRQLIEMGNRLRAELGMVSKEGVWHPVSSKHCTVCIASGSLLPRELVKRTQCQLSVLKHLQHRLTTQELQCTRQQHPLRFASLTACPSLKEEEAPSSCGEETGLPSSEVWIDFSIENHGPDTFPATKEDTTTESFQTQLLSQSPSHVQQVQLSSSRMHNFCQILDTGSSHSLLSPQKNTSQGEFEVVHSSKQSEESWQNVKAKDNLETSAEDLTVRGTRLEVQQKLKSRSLFCAHLLKPKISSSMTKIRNYNIKD, encoded by the exons ATGAGCAGATGTTGTCTTCTCTTCCTCAAACAGAAGACAGACAGTTTGCAGAGCAAG GGGCCAGAACCCAAAGTTCTTGAAGAAAACATGGTCAATTTTGGACAACAGCTACCCGATGTAGGTACTGGTAATGGTTGTCAATATAGTGTCAAACACACTCTACAAGGAATGCAAAATAAACTCAAGGAAGCAGCAAGAAAAATTTCAATTCTGAGCCAAGAAAAGCGGCAGCTGATTGAAATGGGAAACAGACTCAGGGCAGAACTTGGAATGGTGTCAAAGGAAG GAGTCTGGCATCCTGTTAGCTCTAAACACTGCACAGTTTGTATTGCCTCTGGTAGTCTTCTTCCAAGAGAACTTGTCAAAAGAACACAGTGTCAGCTATCAGTTCTAAAGCATCTACAGCACAGACTCACAACACAG GAGCTGCAGTGCACAAGGCAACAGCATCCTTTAAGGTTCGCTTCTCTTACTGCCTGCCCTAGcttaaaggaagaagaagctCCAAGCAGCTGTGGAGAAGAAACAGGATTACCATCCAGTGAG GTTTGGATAGATTTCTCTATTGAAAATCATGGGCCAGATACATTCCCAGCAACAAAGGAAGACACAACCACAGAGAGTTTTCAAACTCAGCTGCTCAGTCAGAGTCCTAGTCATGTCCAACAGGTTCAGCTTTCTTCATCTAGAATGCATAATTTCTGTCAAATTTTAGATACGGGATCAAGCCATTCTCTACTCAGTCCTCAAAAGAACACTAGCCAGG GGGAGTTTGAAGTTGTACATTCAAGCAAGCAATCTGAAGAATCTTGGCAAAATGTCAAAGCCAAGGATAACCTTGAAACATCAGCTGAAGATTTGACAGTCAGAGGAACAAGGCTGGAAGTTCAGCAGAAGTTAAAATCCAGGAGTTTATTTTGTGCTCATCtattaaaaccaaaaatctcTTCCAGCATGACAAAAATCCGCAATTATAATATTAAAGACTGA
- the CCDC57 gene encoding coiled-coil domain-containing protein 57 isoform X3, protein MQYEEPRNRRQTGAGTASGSEGRSGGGSSGPAPAAPWRRARPRGAPPAAARGACGRERSHAEVRAVRKPVATGLLHRKAVRSHGIPLCRRSKQQLSPAAELEWILKQSKMQAEINWQQLCENAECNWYQKSEDPTHNLSSSREEIFPYDEESSLYKYIPALEIKKLQEQNASLRAAIAQMRKEMESLDEQMLSSLPQTEDRQFAEQGSLDTNRISTGTTLSNIKVSSAKLDCLVNPDMEEGPEPKVLEENMVNFGQQLPDVGTGNGCQYSVKHTLQGMQNKLKEAARKISILSQEKRQLIEMGNRLRAELGMVSKEGVWHPVSSKHCTVCIASGSLLPRELVKRTQCQLSVLKHLQHRLTTQELQCTRQQHPLRFASLTACPSLKEEEAPSSCGEETGLPSSEVWIDFSIENHGPDTFPATKEDTTTESFQTQLLSQSPSHVQQVQLSSSRMHNFCQILDTGSSHSLLSPQKNTSQGEFEVVHSSKQSEESWQNVKAKDNLETSAEDLTVRGTRLEVQQKLKSRSLFCAHLLKPKISSSMTKIRNYNIKD, encoded by the exons ATGCAATACGAGGAACCGAGAAACAGGAGGCAGAcgggggctggcactgcctccGGGAGCGAGggccggagcggcggcggcagcagcggcccCGCACCGGCGGCGCCATGGAGACGGGCCCGCCCCCGCGGGgccccgcccgccgcggccCGAGGGGCCTGCGGCCGGGAGCGGAGCCATGCGGAGGTTCGTGCCGTCAGGAAGCCGGTCGCCACTGGGCTTCTCCATCGGAAGGCAGTGCGGTCGCACGGCATCCCGTTGTGCCGCAG GTCTAAACAACAACTGTCTCCGGCAGCTGAGCTAGAATGGATTCTGAAACAGAGTAAAATGCAAGCAGAAATTaactggcagcagctctgtgagaaTGCTGAATGTAATTGGTATCAGAAATCAGAGGATCCAACACACAACCTGTCTTCATCAAGAGAGGAG ATATTTCCGTATGATGAGGAAAGTTCTCTGTATAAATATATCCCTGctttggaaataaaaaagcTGCAGGAACAGAATGCCAGCCTTCGGGCTGCTATTGCACAAATGAGGAAAGAAATGGAGAGTCTTGATGAGCAGATGTTGTCTTCTCTTCCTCAAACAGAAGACAGACAGTTTGCAGAGCAAG GTTCATTAGACACAAACAGAATTTCAACTGGAACCACACTGAGCAACATCAAAGTCAGTTCAGCTAAGTTGGATTGTTTAGTAAACCCAGACATGGAAGAG GGGCCAGAACCCAAAGTTCTTGAAGAAAACATGGTCAATTTTGGACAACAGCTACCCGATGTAGGTACTGGTAATGGTTGTCAATATAGTGTCAAACACACTCTACAAGGAATGCAAAATAAACTCAAGGAAGCAGCAAGAAAAATTTCAATTCTGAGCCAAGAAAAGCGGCAGCTGATTGAAATGGGAAACAGACTCAGGGCAGAACTTGGAATGGTGTCAAAGGAAG GAGTCTGGCATCCTGTTAGCTCTAAACACTGCACAGTTTGTATTGCCTCTGGTAGTCTTCTTCCAAGAGAACTTGTCAAAAGAACACAGTGTCAGCTATCAGTTCTAAAGCATCTACAGCACAGACTCACAACACAG GAGCTGCAGTGCACAAGGCAACAGCATCCTTTAAGGTTCGCTTCTCTTACTGCCTGCCCTAGcttaaaggaagaagaagctCCAAGCAGCTGTGGAGAAGAAACAGGATTACCATCCAGTGAG GTTTGGATAGATTTCTCTATTGAAAATCATGGGCCAGATACATTCCCAGCAACAAAGGAAGACACAACCACAGAGAGTTTTCAAACTCAGCTGCTCAGTCAGAGTCCTAGTCATGTCCAACAGGTTCAGCTTTCTTCATCTAGAATGCATAATTTCTGTCAAATTTTAGATACGGGATCAAGCCATTCTCTACTCAGTCCTCAAAAGAACACTAGCCAGG GGGAGTTTGAAGTTGTACATTCAAGCAAGCAATCTGAAGAATCTTGGCAAAATGTCAAAGCCAAGGATAACCTTGAAACATCAGCTGAAGATTTGACAGTCAGAGGAACAAGGCTGGAAGTTCAGCAGAAGTTAAAATCCAGGAGTTTATTTTGTGCTCATCtattaaaaccaaaaatctcTTCCAGCATGACAAAAATCCGCAATTATAATATTAAAGACTGA
- the CCDC57 gene encoding coiled-coil domain-containing protein 57 isoform X1, with amino-acid sequence MQYEEPRNRRQTGAGTASGSEGRSGGGSSGPAPAAPWRRARPRGAPPAAARGACGRERSHAEVRAVRKPVATGLLHRKAVRSHGIPLCRRSKQQLSPAAELEWILKQSKMQAEINWQQLCENAECNWYQKSEDPTHNLSSSREEVQGDLQKTDYRLHEVKSVLSAFSVEREQTIQASFNHSISPEGEKQIFPYDEESSLYKYIPALEIKKLQEQNASLRAAIAQMRKEMESLDEQMLSSLPQTEDRQFAEQGSLDTNRISTGTTLSNIKVSSAKLDCLVNPDMEEGPEPKVLEENMVNFGQQLPDVGTGNGCQYSVKHTLQGMQNKLKEAARKISILSQEKRQLIEMGNRLRAELGMVSKEGVWHPVSSKHCTVCIASGSLLPRELVKRTQCQLSVLKHLQHRLTTQELQCTRQQHPLRFASLTACPSLKEEEAPSSCGEETGLPSSEVWIDFSIENHGPDTFPATKEDTTTESFQTQLLSQSPSHVQQVQLSSSRMHNFCQILDTGSSHSLLSPQKNTSQGEFEVVHSSKQSEESWQNVKAKDNLETSAEDLTVRGTRLEVQQKLKSRSLFCAHLLKPKISSSMTKIRNYNIKD; translated from the exons ATGCAATACGAGGAACCGAGAAACAGGAGGCAGAcgggggctggcactgcctccGGGAGCGAGggccggagcggcggcggcagcagcggcccCGCACCGGCGGCGCCATGGAGACGGGCCCGCCCCCGCGGGgccccgcccgccgcggccCGAGGGGCCTGCGGCCGGGAGCGGAGCCATGCGGAGGTTCGTGCCGTCAGGAAGCCGGTCGCCACTGGGCTTCTCCATCGGAAGGCAGTGCGGTCGCACGGCATCCCGTTGTGCCGCAG GTCTAAACAACAACTGTCTCCGGCAGCTGAGCTAGAATGGATTCTGAAACAGAGTAAAATGCAAGCAGAAATTaactggcagcagctctgtgagaaTGCTGAATGTAATTGGTATCAGAAATCAGAGGATCCAACACACAACCTGTCTTCATCAAGAGAGGAG GTTCAAGGTGATCTACAGAAAACAGACTACAGGTTGCATGAAGTGAAGAGtgttctttctgctttttctgttgAGAGAGAACAGACAATACAAGCATCGTTTAATCACAGTATTTCACCTGAAGGGGAGAAACAG ATATTTCCGTATGATGAGGAAAGTTCTCTGTATAAATATATCCCTGctttggaaataaaaaagcTGCAGGAACAGAATGCCAGCCTTCGGGCTGCTATTGCACAAATGAGGAAAGAAATGGAGAGTCTTGATGAGCAGATGTTGTCTTCTCTTCCTCAAACAGAAGACAGACAGTTTGCAGAGCAAG GTTCATTAGACACAAACAGAATTTCAACTGGAACCACACTGAGCAACATCAAAGTCAGTTCAGCTAAGTTGGATTGTTTAGTAAACCCAGACATGGAAGAG GGGCCAGAACCCAAAGTTCTTGAAGAAAACATGGTCAATTTTGGACAACAGCTACCCGATGTAGGTACTGGTAATGGTTGTCAATATAGTGTCAAACACACTCTACAAGGAATGCAAAATAAACTCAAGGAAGCAGCAAGAAAAATTTCAATTCTGAGCCAAGAAAAGCGGCAGCTGATTGAAATGGGAAACAGACTCAGGGCAGAACTTGGAATGGTGTCAAAGGAAG GAGTCTGGCATCCTGTTAGCTCTAAACACTGCACAGTTTGTATTGCCTCTGGTAGTCTTCTTCCAAGAGAACTTGTCAAAAGAACACAGTGTCAGCTATCAGTTCTAAAGCATCTACAGCACAGACTCACAACACAG GAGCTGCAGTGCACAAGGCAACAGCATCCTTTAAGGTTCGCTTCTCTTACTGCCTGCCCTAGcttaaaggaagaagaagctCCAAGCAGCTGTGGAGAAGAAACAGGATTACCATCCAGTGAG GTTTGGATAGATTTCTCTATTGAAAATCATGGGCCAGATACATTCCCAGCAACAAAGGAAGACACAACCACAGAGAGTTTTCAAACTCAGCTGCTCAGTCAGAGTCCTAGTCATGTCCAACAGGTTCAGCTTTCTTCATCTAGAATGCATAATTTCTGTCAAATTTTAGATACGGGATCAAGCCATTCTCTACTCAGTCCTCAAAAGAACACTAGCCAGG GGGAGTTTGAAGTTGTACATTCAAGCAAGCAATCTGAAGAATCTTGGCAAAATGTCAAAGCCAAGGATAACCTTGAAACATCAGCTGAAGATTTGACAGTCAGAGGAACAAGGCTGGAAGTTCAGCAGAAGTTAAAATCCAGGAGTTTATTTTGTGCTCATCtattaaaaccaaaaatctcTTCCAGCATGACAAAAATCCGCAATTATAATATTAAAGACTGA
- the CCDC57 gene encoding coiled-coil domain-containing protein 57 isoform X2: MQYEEPRNRRQTGAGTASGSEGRSGGGSSGPAPAAPWRRARPRGAPPAAARGACGRERSHAEVRAVRKPVATGLLHRKAVRSHGIPLCRRSKQQLSPAAELEWILKQSKMQAEINWQQLCENAECNWYQKSEDPTHNLSSSREEVQGDLQKTDYRLHEVKSVLSAFSVEREQTIQASFNHSISPEGEKQIFPYDEESSLYKYIPALEIKKLQEQNASLRAAIAQMRKEMESLDEQMLSSLPQTEDRQFAEQGSLDTNRISTGTTLSNIKVSSAKLDCLVNPDMEEGPEPKVLEENMVNFGQQLPDVGTGNGCQYSVKHTLQGMQNKLKEAARKISILSQEKRQLIEMGNRLRAELGMVSKEGVWHPVSSKHCTVCIASGSLLPRELVKRTQCQLSVLKHLQHRLTTQELQCTRQQHPLRFASLTACPSLKEEEAPSSCGEETGLPSSEVWIDFSIENHGPDTFPATKEDTTTESFQTQLLSQSPSHVQQVQLSSSRMHNFCQILDTGSSHSLLSPQKNTSQGKYTQRSSWAPSILFHTFYICRKPLGGKLNHRILHPPLRSPLSFCHQADSVQRSHT, translated from the exons ATGCAATACGAGGAACCGAGAAACAGGAGGCAGAcgggggctggcactgcctccGGGAGCGAGggccggagcggcggcggcagcagcggcccCGCACCGGCGGCGCCATGGAGACGGGCCCGCCCCCGCGGGgccccgcccgccgcggccCGAGGGGCCTGCGGCCGGGAGCGGAGCCATGCGGAGGTTCGTGCCGTCAGGAAGCCGGTCGCCACTGGGCTTCTCCATCGGAAGGCAGTGCGGTCGCACGGCATCCCGTTGTGCCGCAG GTCTAAACAACAACTGTCTCCGGCAGCTGAGCTAGAATGGATTCTGAAACAGAGTAAAATGCAAGCAGAAATTaactggcagcagctctgtgagaaTGCTGAATGTAATTGGTATCAGAAATCAGAGGATCCAACACACAACCTGTCTTCATCAAGAGAGGAG GTTCAAGGTGATCTACAGAAAACAGACTACAGGTTGCATGAAGTGAAGAGtgttctttctgctttttctgttgAGAGAGAACAGACAATACAAGCATCGTTTAATCACAGTATTTCACCTGAAGGGGAGAAACAG ATATTTCCGTATGATGAGGAAAGTTCTCTGTATAAATATATCCCTGctttggaaataaaaaagcTGCAGGAACAGAATGCCAGCCTTCGGGCTGCTATTGCACAAATGAGGAAAGAAATGGAGAGTCTTGATGAGCAGATGTTGTCTTCTCTTCCTCAAACAGAAGACAGACAGTTTGCAGAGCAAG GTTCATTAGACACAAACAGAATTTCAACTGGAACCACACTGAGCAACATCAAAGTCAGTTCAGCTAAGTTGGATTGTTTAGTAAACCCAGACATGGAAGAG GGGCCAGAACCCAAAGTTCTTGAAGAAAACATGGTCAATTTTGGACAACAGCTACCCGATGTAGGTACTGGTAATGGTTGTCAATATAGTGTCAAACACACTCTACAAGGAATGCAAAATAAACTCAAGGAAGCAGCAAGAAAAATTTCAATTCTGAGCCAAGAAAAGCGGCAGCTGATTGAAATGGGAAACAGACTCAGGGCAGAACTTGGAATGGTGTCAAAGGAAG GAGTCTGGCATCCTGTTAGCTCTAAACACTGCACAGTTTGTATTGCCTCTGGTAGTCTTCTTCCAAGAGAACTTGTCAAAAGAACACAGTGTCAGCTATCAGTTCTAAAGCATCTACAGCACAGACTCACAACACAG GAGCTGCAGTGCACAAGGCAACAGCATCCTTTAAGGTTCGCTTCTCTTACTGCCTGCCCTAGcttaaaggaagaagaagctCCAAGCAGCTGTGGAGAAGAAACAGGATTACCATCCAGTGAG GTTTGGATAGATTTCTCTATTGAAAATCATGGGCCAGATACATTCCCAGCAACAAAGGAAGACACAACCACAGAGAGTTTTCAAACTCAGCTGCTCAGTCAGAGTCCTAGTCATGTCCAACAGGTTCAGCTTTCTTCATCTAGAATGCATAATTTCTGTCAAATTTTAGATACGGGATCAAGCCATTCTCTACTCAGTCCTCAAAAGAACACTAGCCAGG GAAAATACACCCAACGATCTTCATGGGCTCCAAGCATCCTCTTCCATACCTTCTACATCTGTAGGAAACCACTAGGTGGCAAGCTGAACCACAGGATATTGCATCCACCGCTCAGGAGTCCACTGAGCTTTTGTCACCAAGCTGATTCAGTGCAGAGGTCACACACATGA
- the CCDC57 gene encoding coiled-coil domain-containing protein 57 isoform X4 yields MQYEEPRNRRQTGAGTASGSEGRSGGGSSGPAPAAPWRRARPRGAPPAAARGACGRERSHAEVRAVRKPVATGLLHRKAVRSHGIPLCRRSKQQLSPAAELEWILKQSKMQAEINWQQLCENAECNWYQKSEDPTHNLSSSREEVQGDLQKTDYRLHEVKSVLSAFSVEREQTIQASFNHSISPEGEKQIFPYDEESSLYKYIPALEIKKLQEQNASLRAAIAQMRKEMESLDEQMLSSLPQTEDRQFAEQGSLDTNRISTGTTLSNIKVSSAKLDCLVNPDMEEGPEPKVLEENMVNFGQQLPDVGTGNGCQYSVKHTLQGMQNKLKEAARKISILSQEKRQLIEMGNRLRAELGMVSKEGVWHPVSSKHCTVCIASGSLLPRELVKRTQCQLSVLKHLQHRLTTQLKGRRSSKQLWRRNRITIQ; encoded by the exons ATGCAATACGAGGAACCGAGAAACAGGAGGCAGAcgggggctggcactgcctccGGGAGCGAGggccggagcggcggcggcagcagcggcccCGCACCGGCGGCGCCATGGAGACGGGCCCGCCCCCGCGGGgccccgcccgccgcggccCGAGGGGCCTGCGGCCGGGAGCGGAGCCATGCGGAGGTTCGTGCCGTCAGGAAGCCGGTCGCCACTGGGCTTCTCCATCGGAAGGCAGTGCGGTCGCACGGCATCCCGTTGTGCCGCAG GTCTAAACAACAACTGTCTCCGGCAGCTGAGCTAGAATGGATTCTGAAACAGAGTAAAATGCAAGCAGAAATTaactggcagcagctctgtgagaaTGCTGAATGTAATTGGTATCAGAAATCAGAGGATCCAACACACAACCTGTCTTCATCAAGAGAGGAG GTTCAAGGTGATCTACAGAAAACAGACTACAGGTTGCATGAAGTGAAGAGtgttctttctgctttttctgttgAGAGAGAACAGACAATACAAGCATCGTTTAATCACAGTATTTCACCTGAAGGGGAGAAACAG ATATTTCCGTATGATGAGGAAAGTTCTCTGTATAAATATATCCCTGctttggaaataaaaaagcTGCAGGAACAGAATGCCAGCCTTCGGGCTGCTATTGCACAAATGAGGAAAGAAATGGAGAGTCTTGATGAGCAGATGTTGTCTTCTCTTCCTCAAACAGAAGACAGACAGTTTGCAGAGCAAG GTTCATTAGACACAAACAGAATTTCAACTGGAACCACACTGAGCAACATCAAAGTCAGTTCAGCTAAGTTGGATTGTTTAGTAAACCCAGACATGGAAGAG GGGCCAGAACCCAAAGTTCTTGAAGAAAACATGGTCAATTTTGGACAACAGCTACCCGATGTAGGTACTGGTAATGGTTGTCAATATAGTGTCAAACACACTCTACAAGGAATGCAAAATAAACTCAAGGAAGCAGCAAGAAAAATTTCAATTCTGAGCCAAGAAAAGCGGCAGCTGATTGAAATGGGAAACAGACTCAGGGCAGAACTTGGAATGGTGTCAAAGGAAG GAGTCTGGCATCCTGTTAGCTCTAAACACTGCACAGTTTGTATTGCCTCTGGTAGTCTTCTTCCAAGAGAACTTGTCAAAAGAACACAGTGTCAGCTATCAGTTCTAAAGCATCTACAGCACAGACTCACAACACAG cttaaaggaagaagaagctCCAAGCAGCTGTGGAGAAGAAACAGGATTACCATCCAGTGA
- the CCDC57 gene encoding coiled-coil domain-containing protein 57 isoform X5, with protein MQYEEPRNRRQTGAGTASGSEGRSGGGSSGPAPAAPWRRARPRGAPPAAARGACGRERSHAEVRAVRKPVATGLLHRKAVRSHGIPLCRRSKQQLSPAAELEWILKQSKMQAEINWQQLCENAECNWYQKSEDPTHNLSSSREEVQGDLQKTDYRLHEVKSVLSAFSVEREQTIQASFNHSISPEGEKQIFPYDEESSLYKYIPALEIKKLQEQNASLRAAIAQMRKEMESLDEQMLSSLPQTEDRQFAEQGSLDTNRISTGTTLSNIKVSSAKLDCLVNPDMEEGPEPKVLEENMVNFGQQLPDESGILLALNTAQFVLPLVVFFQENLSKEHSVSYQF; from the exons ATGCAATACGAGGAACCGAGAAACAGGAGGCAGAcgggggctggcactgcctccGGGAGCGAGggccggagcggcggcggcagcagcggcccCGCACCGGCGGCGCCATGGAGACGGGCCCGCCCCCGCGGGgccccgcccgccgcggccCGAGGGGCCTGCGGCCGGGAGCGGAGCCATGCGGAGGTTCGTGCCGTCAGGAAGCCGGTCGCCACTGGGCTTCTCCATCGGAAGGCAGTGCGGTCGCACGGCATCCCGTTGTGCCGCAG GTCTAAACAACAACTGTCTCCGGCAGCTGAGCTAGAATGGATTCTGAAACAGAGTAAAATGCAAGCAGAAATTaactggcagcagctctgtgagaaTGCTGAATGTAATTGGTATCAGAAATCAGAGGATCCAACACACAACCTGTCTTCATCAAGAGAGGAG GTTCAAGGTGATCTACAGAAAACAGACTACAGGTTGCATGAAGTGAAGAGtgttctttctgctttttctgttgAGAGAGAACAGACAATACAAGCATCGTTTAATCACAGTATTTCACCTGAAGGGGAGAAACAG ATATTTCCGTATGATGAGGAAAGTTCTCTGTATAAATATATCCCTGctttggaaataaaaaagcTGCAGGAACAGAATGCCAGCCTTCGGGCTGCTATTGCACAAATGAGGAAAGAAATGGAGAGTCTTGATGAGCAGATGTTGTCTTCTCTTCCTCAAACAGAAGACAGACAGTTTGCAGAGCAAG GTTCATTAGACACAAACAGAATTTCAACTGGAACCACACTGAGCAACATCAAAGTCAGTTCAGCTAAGTTGGATTGTTTAGTAAACCCAGACATGGAAGAG GGGCCAGAACCCAAAGTTCTTGAAGAAAACATGGTCAATTTTGGACAACAGCTACCCGAT GAGTCTGGCATCCTGTTAGCTCTAAACACTGCACAGTTTGTATTGCCTCTGGTAGTCTTCTTCCAAGAGAACTTGTCAAAAGAACACAGTGTCAGCTATCAGTTCTAA